The Metabacillus litoralis genome contains a region encoding:
- a CDS encoding DUF1292 domain-containing protein, which yields MSLEEERDIITVEDEYGKERTFSVEALLAVEAETYALLTSNENNDDPIIMQVLDEKDGQYLVGVTDPIKKNIVLDAYEIAVDANPAD from the coding sequence ATGAGCTTAGAGGAAGAAAGAGATATTATTACTGTTGAAGATGAGTACGGAAAAGAAAGAACGTTCTCAGTTGAAGCATTACTTGCTGTGGAAGCTGAAACCTATGCTCTATTAACATCAAATGAGAATAATGATGATCCCATCATTATGCAGGTTTTAGACGAGAAAGATGGTCAATATCTTGTTGGAGTTACAGATCCAATTAAAAAGAATATCGTTTTAGATGCGTATGAAATTGCTGTTGATGCGAACCCCGCTGATTAA
- a CDS encoding 3'-5' exonuclease — MADIKQYIFFDFEMLCSDQGMAFEKMEAIRLGAVKYELDSEEISYFDRFIRPENRNPLTDFCKTLTGIDDSDLEKASDFKDVFADFLEWVGGLKKSQYFSWSPSDLSRLKIDSLKHSIPERTIRKIETRYTDFQDTFKKRVSKNNISVEDGLALYGLEFLGDKHNPMYDAYNTLRIYQSYLCEPIKSDMIMLKQFIFEEESPKDIRMINLKLSKQLQQDAKEILEQLREIYRIRDVKKLLKPIKRLSLKYENVCINRSGIFTTQNVCNAESFLSFYQDFLFTFEEHFAHSSRVVIFHEYMLNPLKQLISTNT, encoded by the coding sequence ATGGCGGACATAAAACAATATATTTTCTTTGATTTCGAGATGTTATGCTCTGATCAAGGGATGGCTTTTGAGAAGATGGAAGCCATTCGTTTGGGCGCGGTAAAATATGAGTTAGATTCAGAAGAAATTTCATATTTTGATCGATTTATTAGACCAGAAAATAGAAACCCATTAACTGACTTCTGCAAAACGTTAACGGGTATTGATGATTCTGATTTAGAAAAAGCTAGCGATTTTAAAGACGTTTTTGCTGATTTTCTTGAATGGGTTGGTGGGTTAAAGAAGTCTCAATATTTTTCCTGGTCTCCAAGTGATTTATCACGTTTAAAAATCGATTCATTAAAACATAGCATCCCAGAACGGACAATTAGAAAAATCGAAACACGATATACAGACTTTCAAGATACTTTCAAAAAAAGAGTTTCTAAGAATAATATATCGGTTGAGGATGGATTAGCTCTGTACGGATTAGAGTTTCTAGGTGATAAGCACAACCCTATGTATGATGCTTACAATACACTTCGTATCTACCAAAGCTATTTGTGTGAACCAATTAAGTCTGACATGATTATGCTAAAACAATTTATCTTTGAAGAAGAATCACCTAAAGACATTAGGATGATAAACCTAAAGCTTTCTAAACAGCTGCAACAAGATGCAAAAGAAATTCTAGAACAATTACGCGAAATATACCGGATACGTGATGTTAAAAAGCTCTTAAAGCCAATAAAGAGACTTTCTCTAAAATATGAAAATGTATGTATAAATCGATCTGGAATATTTACTACACAAAATGTATGTAATGCTGAGAGCTTTCTTTCGTTTTATCAAGATTTCCTATTCACCTTTGAGGAACATTTTGCACATTCATCGAGAGTTGTTATATTTCATGAATATATGCTTAACCCATTAAAGCAATTAATCTCAACAAACACTTAA
- a CDS encoding YcdB/YcdC domain-containing protein, with protein sequence MNLTELRERALEIGKVTEDFDLEIEELRLEDEVACFVWKHREYEDNGVWIEISMNGTLLDLNKDLLSPSALIFSEKQLYEKAIDFVLNHYPSALHQFTLEEWKREENRGYRLSYVQKEEGLALPHTGFWLSILEDGEVVLFKYMGIAEDIRIPQFIMEKEKMKERFLRELEMELQTTNLSNKLHDYTGASSKLVYEPSFPFSDLFADGTSVLKDVEEDAEEDLELLSPPKIERLLNELIGFNEDEFEKIRESDLGDEIGSVWRPKAFTSEVEGTSINDFFQKRNQLTLKFKHDKKTNQIRGLFSFLDRKGDLFLNEEQCKKLALEFLFSLYPNADEFLRMVRRNSQDEEEGDFIHFHFNVHWGNVRNRFGSAWIGVNRTTGTIDHYLGPDMNLEDLKKINPKPAISMQEAVKNYQRYFDVKLKWKKEYKEQTSYYVMVYVPDFPKLDGKIAFIDAQNGEVIVSKDF encoded by the coding sequence ATGAATTTAACTGAGTTAAGAGAGCGGGCGTTAGAAATCGGGAAGGTCACGGAAGACTTTGATCTAGAAATTGAAGAGTTACGATTAGAAGATGAGGTTGCTTGTTTTGTATGGAAACATAGAGAGTATGAAGATAATGGTGTTTGGATTGAGATTAGTATGAATGGAACACTACTTGATTTAAATAAAGACCTACTATCACCATCAGCCTTAATCTTTTCTGAGAAACAGTTATATGAAAAGGCAATAGACTTTGTTTTAAATCATTACCCTTCGGCACTTCATCAGTTTACTTTGGAGGAATGGAAAAGAGAAGAAAATAGAGGATATAGACTTTCATACGTGCAAAAAGAAGAAGGTTTAGCCCTTCCTCATACCGGATTTTGGTTGTCAATATTAGAAGATGGAGAAGTAGTGCTATTTAAATATATGGGAATTGCTGAGGATATTAGAATTCCACAATTTATCATGGAAAAAGAGAAGATGAAGGAAAGATTTCTACGAGAACTTGAAATGGAATTACAAACTACAAATCTATCTAATAAGTTACATGACTATACTGGCGCTTCGTCAAAGCTTGTTTATGAGCCGTCTTTCCCTTTCAGCGATTTGTTTGCTGATGGGACAAGTGTGTTAAAGGATGTTGAGGAAGATGCAGAAGAAGACCTGGAGTTGCTTTCTCCTCCTAAAATAGAGAGGTTACTTAACGAGTTGATTGGTTTTAATGAAGATGAATTTGAGAAAATACGTGAAAGTGATTTAGGTGATGAGATCGGCTCGGTTTGGAGACCAAAGGCTTTTACTAGTGAAGTTGAAGGAACGTCAATTAATGATTTTTTTCAGAAGAGAAATCAGCTTACACTAAAGTTTAAGCATGACAAGAAAACAAATCAGATACGCGGGCTGTTTTCGTTTCTTGACCGAAAAGGAGATTTATTTCTTAATGAGGAACAATGTAAGAAGCTTGCGCTAGAATTTTTGTTTTCACTTTATCCAAATGCGGATGAGTTTTTACGAATGGTTAGGAGGAATTCTCAAGATGAAGAAGAGGGGGATTTTATCCATTTCCACTTTAACGTCCATTGGGGTAATGTTCGAAATCGATTTGGTTCAGCATGGATAGGTGTGAACAGAACAACCGGGACAATCGATCATTACCTGGGTCCTGACATGAACCTTGAGGATCTTAAGAAAATAAACCCAAAGCCAGCCATTTCTATGCAGGAAGCAGTGAAAAATTATCAAAGATACTTTGACGTGAAGCTTAAGTGGAAAAAGGAGTATAAAGAACAAACTTCTTATTATGTAATGGTTTATGTACCTGATTTTCCGAAGCTGGATGGAAAGATAGCGTTTATCGATGCACAGAATGGAGAAGTAATCGTATCAAAAGACTTTTAA
- a CDS encoding erythromycin esterase family protein, with product MPNKLIQAIKDYSKPIHESKDLDSLINEISDHQFVLLGESSHGTSEFYTMRAELSKKLIKEKGFTYLAVEGDWPACQQVNRYIKGIDKQSSHARDVLKSFNRWPTWMWANEEMIDLIEWLKNYNQNQAEDRKVGFYGIDVYSLWESIDEIIKYLERTTPSQVETAKKAFACFEPFNRRPEKYGISASFYGEGCHEEVSKLLSDIRLNKSNYSSNEENALDLEVNAIITANAENYYRTMVLNDNESWNIRDRHMVEVINKIHQFYGENAKGIIWEHNTHVGDARATDMVNEGIVNVGQLLREQKGEDQLFIIGFGTHHGTVIAADQWGVNLEKMVTPPAQSGSWEDCMYQAGSHDKYLVFNEQNKHLFNKTIGHRAIGVVYNPAYEHYGNYVPSIMSDRYNAFIYINQSNALSPIEVQEVLL from the coding sequence ATGCCCAACAAATTAATTCAAGCGATTAAAGATTATTCTAAGCCAATACATGAATCTAAGGATTTAGATTCTTTGATAAATGAAATTAGTGACCACCAATTTGTCCTTCTTGGAGAATCTTCTCATGGTACTTCTGAGTTTTACACAATGAGAGCAGAACTTTCGAAAAAACTTATAAAGGAAAAAGGATTTACATATCTTGCAGTTGAAGGTGACTGGCCTGCATGTCAGCAAGTAAATAGATATATAAAAGGTATTGATAAACAATCCTCACATGCACGTGATGTGCTAAAATCCTTTAATCGCTGGCCAACATGGATGTGGGCCAATGAGGAAATGATTGATTTAATTGAATGGTTAAAAAATTACAATCAAAATCAAGCCGAAGATAGAAAGGTTGGTTTCTATGGAATAGATGTTTACTCTTTATGGGAATCAATTGATGAAATTATTAAGTATTTAGAAAGAACAACTCCTTCTCAAGTTGAAACAGCAAAAAAAGCTTTTGCTTGTTTTGAACCATTTAATCGCCGCCCTGAAAAATACGGCATTTCTGCTTCATTTTATGGTGAAGGCTGCCACGAGGAGGTTTCCAAATTATTATCAGATATCCGTCTGAATAAATCAAATTATTCAAGTAATGAAGAAAATGCATTGGACCTTGAAGTAAATGCAATCATCACAGCAAATGCTGAAAATTATTACCGAACAATGGTATTGAATGATAATGAATCATGGAATATTCGTGACCGTCATATGGTAGAAGTCATTAATAAAATCCATCAATTTTATGGAGAAAATGCAAAGGGTATTATTTGGGAGCATAACACCCATGTTGGGGACGCACGTGCAACAGACATGGTTAACGAAGGAATTGTAAACGTAGGACAGCTCTTAAGGGAACAAAAAGGGGAAGACCAGCTTTTTATCATTGGATTTGGCACACATCACGGAACAGTTATTGCAGCAGATCAATGGGGTGTAAACCTAGAGAAAATGGTCACCCCTCCCGCTCAATCTGGCAGTTGGGAAGACTGTATGTATCAAGCAGGTTCACATGATAAATATTTAGTATTCAATGAACAAAATAAGCATCTTTTCAATAAGACGATTGGGCATCGAGCAATCGGAGTTGTCTATAATCCTGCTTACGAACATTATGGAAATTATGTACCATCAATCATGTCAGATAGATACAATGCTTTCATCTATATAAACCAGTCAAATGCTCTAAGTCCAATCGAGGTCCAAGAGGTCTTACTATAA